In the Geobacter sp. FeAm09 genome, one interval contains:
- a CDS encoding helix-turn-helix domain-containing protein, which produces MDATTIAVIAFDEISPFHLSVPCMVFGEERDTPDGPRFNLLVCAAGRRVLRSSAGFEIRAQHTLRDAEQADIVIVPSWRDTDELPPERLLHFLAGAHQHGATVVGLCLGTFVLAAAGLLDNRPATTHWGWADDLARRYPSIVVKPDVLYVDDGDVITSAGAAAGIDCCLHILRRLHGAEAAGRVARRMVVPPHRQGGQAQYIEMPISVTSGEDRFSRNLEWVQRHLDQAHSIDTLADRFMMSRRSFTRRFRRMTGTTVGAWLLGQRLALAQRLLEATSTPIAMIAQQAGFGSEASLRQHFSRELQTSPFRYRREFRGRDSTRTASFLRKCGAP; this is translated from the coding sequence ATGGACGCAACAACCATCGCCGTCATCGCATTCGACGAGATCAGTCCCTTTCATTTGTCCGTGCCCTGCATGGTTTTCGGTGAAGAGCGGGATACCCCGGACGGGCCGCGCTTCAATCTGCTGGTCTGTGCCGCCGGGAGGCGGGTGCTGCGCAGCAGTGCGGGCTTTGAGATTCGGGCGCAGCATACCCTCCGGGATGCCGAACAGGCGGACATCGTGATCGTGCCCAGTTGGCGCGACACGGACGAGCTTCCCCCGGAACGCCTTCTGCACTTCCTCGCCGGGGCTCACCAGCACGGCGCGACCGTGGTGGGGCTGTGTCTCGGCACGTTCGTCCTGGCCGCCGCCGGACTGCTGGATAACCGGCCGGCCACCACCCACTGGGGATGGGCGGACGACCTGGCGCGCCGCTACCCGTCGATAGTGGTCAAACCCGACGTGCTCTATGTGGACGACGGCGACGTGATCACCTCGGCCGGCGCGGCTGCGGGCATCGACTGCTGTCTCCATATCCTGCGCCGGTTGCACGGCGCCGAGGCGGCCGGCCGGGTGGCGCGCCGCATGGTGGTGCCGCCGCACCGGCAGGGGGGGCAGGCCCAATACATCGAGATGCCCATCAGCGTCACATCCGGCGAAGACCGGTTTTCCCGCAACCTGGAATGGGTGCAGAGGCATCTGGACCAGGCCCACAGCATCGACACGCTGGCGGATCGTTTCATGATGAGCCGCCGCAGCTTTACCCGGCGCTTCCGCCGGATGACCGGAACCACCGTGGGTGCCTGGCTGCTCGGCCAACGCCTGGCCCTGGCGCAACGCCTCCTGGAGGCCACCTCCACACCCATCGCCATGATCGCGCAACAGGCCGGCTTCGGCTCCGAGGCCTCGTTGCGCCAGCATTTCAGCAGGGAGCTGCAGACATCGCCGTTCCGCTACCGCCGGGAGTTCCGGGGGCGTGACAGCACCCGAACCGCATCTTTCCTGCGTAAATGCGGCGCTCCTTGA
- a CDS encoding type I restriction endonuclease produces MQEFKEKLLAHVEHIKTVGPHCSTEETTKQALILPFLNILDFSPFDPQKVKAEYGANLPGVKANERVDYALFSDGNPVMFVEAKSFNEKLTNHAGQLARYFNSTPGVSVAAITNGREWRFFTDLKLPNVMDESPFLKVNFDALSESDMEQLAQFRYGCFRPDQLRTFAEERVYQEQFQEVIESCLRDVDQEFVRFVANRAKLVAKLTPRVLDTITPLIKRAVADAISKMVVTGLSAPPVPFNTAPELAPVPEDSQESVADPSNPRIITTAAELKLLSILKDMLNGVVNTDEVVGKDTESYYTVLYQGKVNRWIVRYLGDRAKPLAYFPIELTELHKAGIAKRGLVLGTGGNSVVLDKPESIMRLSEVIFDALAWCQDDGNFKRERNSKAEVEQG; encoded by the coding sequence ATGCAAGAGTTCAAGGAAAAACTGCTGGCCCATGTGGAGCACATTAAGACGGTTGGCCCCCACTGCTCGACGGAGGAAACCACCAAACAGGCCTTGATACTCCCCTTCCTCAACATCCTCGACTTCAGTCCTTTTGATCCACAAAAAGTGAAAGCCGAATACGGTGCAAACCTGCCGGGAGTAAAGGCCAATGAACGAGTAGATTATGCTCTCTTCTCCGACGGCAATCCGGTCATGTTTGTCGAAGCCAAATCTTTCAATGAAAAACTGACCAACCATGCCGGACAACTCGCCCGTTACTTTAACTCCACCCCCGGTGTCTCCGTCGCTGCGATCACTAATGGCCGTGAATGGCGCTTCTTCACTGATTTGAAACTACCCAACGTGATGGATGAAAGCCCGTTCCTGAAAGTAAATTTTGATGCCTTGTCAGAATCAGATATGGAGCAACTTGCCCAATTCCGTTATGGGTGTTTTCGGCCCGATCAACTGCGAACCTTCGCCGAAGAAAGAGTCTATCAGGAACAGTTCCAGGAAGTAATTGAAAGCTGCCTACGCGATGTGGATCAAGAATTCGTCCGCTTCGTGGCCAACCGTGCAAAACTCGTCGCAAAGCTCACACCAAGGGTACTGGACACCATAACCCCCTTGATCAAGCGAGCAGTTGCCGATGCCATCAGCAAAATGGTCGTTACCGGACTTTCCGCGCCGCCGGTACCATTCAATACAGCGCCGGAACTAGCACCAGTCCCCGAGGACTCCCAGGAGAGTGTTGCCGATCCAAGCAACCCCAGAATAATTACAACCGCTGCAGAGTTGAAATTATTGTCTATTTTGAAAGACATGTTGAACGGAGTGGTCAACACGGACGAAGTTGTTGGAAAAGATACGGAATCATACTACACCGTACTATATCAGGGCAAGGTCAACCGCTGGATTGTACGCTATCTGGGCGACCGCGCCAAACCACTGGCGTATTTTCCCATTGAGTTGACTGAATTGCACAAGGCGGGAATCGCCAAGAGAGGGCTTGTGCTTGGGACAGGCGGCAACAGTGTTGTTCTGGATAAGCCGGAAAGTATCATGCGGTTGTCGGAGGTCATTTTTGACGCCTTGGCATGGTGTCAGGATGATGGGAATTTCAAGAGGGAAAGAAATAGCAAGGCGGAAGTTGAGCAAGGGTAG
- a CDS encoding cysteine hydrolase family protein: MTNKPSRALIVIDVQNDYAGGNLPIEYPPVELSLANIGRAMDAAKAAGIPVVAVQNVNPAQAPFMAEGTPGAELHEVVASRGWDHSIRKNMPGAFTGTGLEAWLRERGVDTVVIAGYMTHNCDLSTAVQAVHAGFGVEFLSDATGSLPYANRVGSASAEEIHRVTLVVMQSRFAAVMTTGEWLDAVATGTAPERDTIYGSNQRARRSPQQ, translated from the coding sequence ATGACAAACAAACCGAGCCGTGCCTTGATCGTGATCGATGTGCAAAACGACTATGCAGGAGGCAACCTGCCCATAGAATATCCGCCGGTCGAGCTGTCCCTGGCCAATATCGGCCGAGCCATGGATGCCGCCAAGGCGGCGGGCATCCCGGTCGTGGCGGTGCAGAACGTGAATCCGGCGCAGGCGCCGTTCATGGCCGAAGGGACGCCCGGTGCCGAGCTGCACGAGGTGGTCGCCTCGCGCGGCTGGGACCACTCTATAAGGAAGAACATGCCCGGCGCCTTCACCGGCACCGGCCTGGAAGCGTGGCTGCGGGAACGGGGGGTCGATACCGTCGTCATCGCCGGCTACATGACCCACAACTGCGATCTCTCCACCGCGGTGCAGGCAGTGCACGCCGGGTTCGGCGTCGAGTTCCTCTCCGACGCCACCGGCTCGCTCCCCTATGCCAACCGCGTGGGGAGCGCCAGCGCCGAGGAGATCCACCGGGTGACCCTGGTGGTCATGCAGTCGCGCTTCGCGGCGGTGATGACGACCGGGGAGTGGCTTGACGCCGTCGCAACCGGGACCGCGCCGGAGCGGGACACCATCTACGGTTCCAACCAGCGGGCGCGCCGGTCCCCGCAGCAATAA
- a CDS encoding DNA-3-methyladenine glycosylase I, translating to METNETAQAAAGQSAPGAGAVIRCAWAGSDPLYQAYHDREWGVPVRDDRVLFEFLTLEGAQAGLSWITILRKREAYRAAFAGFDPEAVARFDENKVAELLANPGIVRNRLKVESTITNARAFLKVQEEFGSFAAYQWGFVDGRPVRNGWGSIKEVPASTPVSDALSRDLKRRGFRFVGTTICYAHMQAVGMVNDHTVDCFRWRELNG from the coding sequence ATGGAAACGAACGAAACCGCCCAAGCGGCAGCGGGCCAGAGTGCACCGGGGGCCGGTGCCGTGATCCGCTGCGCCTGGGCCGGCAGCGACCCGCTCTACCAAGCCTACCACGACCGGGAATGGGGCGTGCCGGTGCGTGACGACCGGGTGCTGTTCGAGTTCCTGACGCTGGAAGGCGCCCAAGCCGGGCTTTCCTGGATCACCATTCTGCGCAAGCGGGAGGCTTACCGGGCCGCCTTTGCCGGTTTCGATCCCGAGGCGGTGGCCCGGTTCGACGAGAACAAGGTGGCGGAGTTGCTGGCCAACCCCGGCATCGTCCGCAACCGCCTGAAGGTGGAATCCACCATCACCAATGCCCGCGCCTTCCTGAAGGTCCAGGAGGAGTTCGGCTCCTTCGCGGCCTACCAGTGGGGCTTCGTGGACGGCAGGCCGGTACGGAATGGCTGGGGGAGCATCAAGGAGGTTCCGGCCAGCACGCCGGTGTCCGACGCCCTGAGCCGCGACCTGAAACGGCGCGGTTTCCGCTTTGTCGGCACCACCATCTGCTACGCCCACATGCAGGCGGTCGGCATGGTCAACGACCATACCGTGGACTGCTTCCGCTGGCGGGAACTGAACGGCTAA
- the glgC gene encoding glucose-1-phosphate adenylyltransferase codes for MYSSDNVGRNTIAMVLAGGRGERLSPLTMRRAKPSVSFGGKYKIIDFVLSNLFNSGIKKVYILTQYRAYSLNKHIRESWGKWTGLGEFYVAISPETSSESEEWFKGTADAILQYLRFVESSDADYVAVFGGDHIYKMDIGQMINYHRMNRADITIAALEVPVEEAKRFGVFSVDDDSRVTAFAEKPDSPETIPGRETCFASMGNYIFPTKKLIEVLLEGKKQHEDLDFGKHVIPMMLEKGDRVFAYNFNDNLIPGMKAEERGYWKDVGTIDSYYEANMDLIHVSPQLNLYNYKWPILTNQGNLPPAKTVFDDDDRRGQNIDSYVCAGCITSGGTVRRSIIGPLCKINSYSLVEDSILFENVNVGRYAKIRRTIIDKGVVIPDGTIIGYDRKEDLRRGYTVTESGIVVVPRKDR; via the coding sequence ATGTACAGCTCTGACAACGTCGGCAGGAACACGATCGCAATGGTACTGGCCGGGGGGAGGGGAGAGCGGCTCAGCCCGCTGACCATGCGCCGGGCAAAGCCGAGCGTCTCCTTCGGCGGCAAATACAAGATCATCGATTTCGTGCTCTCCAACCTGTTCAACTCGGGCATCAAGAAGGTCTACATCCTGACCCAGTACCGGGCCTATTCGCTCAACAAACATATCCGGGAGTCCTGGGGCAAGTGGACCGGCCTGGGGGAGTTCTACGTGGCCATCTCGCCGGAAACCAGCAGCGAGAGCGAGGAGTGGTTCAAGGGGACCGCCGACGCCATCCTCCAGTACCTGCGGTTCGTGGAGTCCTCGGATGCGGATTACGTGGCCGTGTTCGGCGGCGACCACATCTACAAGATGGATATCGGCCAGATGATCAACTACCACCGCATGAACCGGGCCGATATCACCATCGCCGCCCTTGAGGTGCCGGTGGAGGAGGCCAAACGCTTCGGCGTCTTTTCCGTGGACGACGATTCCCGGGTGACCGCCTTTGCGGAAAAACCGGACAGCCCGGAAACCATCCCCGGGCGGGAGACCTGCTTTGCCTCCATGGGCAACTACATCTTTCCCACCAAGAAGCTGATCGAGGTGCTGCTGGAAGGGAAGAAGCAGCACGAAGACCTGGATTTCGGCAAGCACGTGATCCCCATGATGCTGGAAAAGGGGGACAGGGTGTTCGCCTATAATTTCAACGACAACCTGATTCCCGGCATGAAGGCCGAAGAGCGGGGGTACTGGAAGGATGTGGGCACCATCGACTCCTACTACGAGGCCAACATGGACCTGATCCATGTATCGCCCCAGCTCAATCTCTACAACTACAAATGGCCGATCCTCACCAACCAGGGCAACCTGCCGCCGGCCAAGACGGTCTTCGACGACGACGACCGCCGGGGCCAGAACATCGACTCGTACGTCTGCGCGGGTTGCATCACCAGCGGCGGCACGGTCCGCAGGTCGATCATCGGGCCCTTGTGCAAGATCAACAGCTACAGCCTGGTGGAGGATTCGATCCTGTTCGAAAACGTGAACGTCGGGCGGTATGCCAAAATCAGACGGACGATCATCGACAAGGGGGTGGTCATCCCGGACGGGACGATCATCGGCTACGACCGTAAGGAGGACCTGCGCCGGGGCTATACCGTGACCGAATCCGGCATCGTGGTGGTGCCGCGGAAGGACCGGTAA
- the hemG gene encoding protoporphyrinogen oxidase has translation MKKVIVVGGGISGLATAWLLRDKARAAGVELELTLLEKEERVGGKIWSIKADGYTCEWGPNGFLDSKPQTLELCSAIGVNGNLHRSNDNARKRFIFSGGELHRLPENGPSFLKSRLISWPGKLRLALEPTPFIARAPEGVDETLAAFGRRRLGKEALDKLIAPMVSGIFAGDPETMSLVSCFPRIAELEREYGGLVRAMVMLAKKKKRERAEGKAVSSAAGPGGVLTSFREGIQYLTDALAASLGDIVKPSSPVVAVEKGESVPYRVRCADGSEQEADVVIVAAPAFATAEMLAGLDAGISGVLRQIPYATMTVICFGYERDRIAHPLDGFGYLVPKKEGRSILGTLWDSSMFENRAPEGKVLLRSMMGGACFPEYINLSDDEVAARVKRDLKDMMGIDTDPSFVRIFRHEQAIPQYTAGHGKRLEALGAGLAAHPGLILTGNSYRGIGLNDCVAAAQRASDEALGLA, from the coding sequence ATGAAAAAGGTGATCGTGGTTGGCGGCGGCATTTCGGGGTTGGCGACGGCCTGGCTGCTCAGGGACAAGGCGCGCGCGGCGGGGGTGGAACTGGAGCTGACCCTGTTGGAGAAGGAAGAGCGGGTCGGCGGCAAGATCTGGAGCATCAAGGCCGACGGCTATACCTGCGAATGGGGCCCCAACGGCTTTCTTGACAGCAAGCCCCAGACCCTGGAACTCTGCTCGGCCATCGGCGTCAACGGCAATCTGCACCGCAGCAACGACAACGCCCGCAAACGCTTTATCTTCTCCGGGGGGGAGCTGCACCGCCTGCCGGAGAACGGCCCCTCCTTCCTGAAGAGCCGGCTGATCTCCTGGCCCGGCAAACTGCGCCTGGCCCTGGAACCGACGCCGTTCATCGCCAGGGCCCCCGAGGGGGTGGACGAGACCCTGGCCGCATTCGGCCGCCGCAGGCTGGGCAAGGAGGCGCTGGACAAGCTGATCGCCCCCATGGTGTCGGGCATCTTTGCCGGCGACCCGGAGACCATGTCGCTCGTCTCCTGTTTCCCGCGCATTGCGGAACTGGAGCGGGAGTACGGCGGGCTGGTCCGGGCCATGGTCATGCTGGCCAAAAAGAAAAAGCGGGAACGGGCCGAGGGCAAGGCGGTCTCCAGCGCCGCCGGGCCGGGCGGCGTCCTGACCTCGTTCCGCGAGGGCATCCAGTACCTGACCGACGCCCTGGCCGCATCCCTGGGAGACATCGTGAAGCCGTCCAGCCCGGTGGTGGCCGTGGAGAAGGGGGAGAGCGTCCCCTACCGCGTGCGCTGCGCCGACGGCAGCGAGCAGGAGGCGGACGTGGTCATCGTCGCCGCCCCCGCCTTTGCCACGGCCGAGATGCTTGCCGGCCTGGACGCGGGGATTTCCGGGGTATTGCGCCAGATACCCTATGCCACCATGACCGTGATCTGCTTCGGCTACGAGCGCGACCGCATCGCCCACCCCCTGGACGGCTTCGGCTATCTGGTCCCCAAGAAGGAGGGGCGCAGCATCCTGGGCACCCTGTGGGATTCCAGCATGTTCGAGAACCGCGCGCCCGAGGGGAAGGTGCTCCTGCGCAGCATGATGGGCGGTGCCTGTTTTCCGGAGTACATCAACCTGAGCGACGACGAGGTGGCGGCGCGGGTCAAGCGTGACCTCAAGGATATGATGGGGATCGACACCGACCCGTCGTTCGTGCGGATCTTCCGCCACGAACAGGCCATCCCCCAGTACACGGCGGGGCACGGCAAACGCCTGGAGGCGCTGGGGGCGGGGCTTGCGGCCCATCCCGGCCTGATCCTGACCGGCAACTCCTACCGGGGCATCGGCTTGAACGACTGCGTGGCCGCGGCCCAGCGGGCCTCGGACGAGGCGCTGGGACTGGCGTAA
- a CDS encoding HigA family addiction module antitoxin, producing the protein MNAMRPIHPGEILKDELAEIDMTANAFAHALHVPANRITAILNGTRSITADTALRISRYFGTTPEFWLNLQTAYDLKVARQTVGDKIELSVTPMKQAA; encoded by the coding sequence ATGAATGCCATGCGCCCCATACACCCCGGCGAAATCCTGAAGGATGAACTTGCCGAGATCGACATGACGGCCAACGCCTTTGCGCACGCCCTGCATGTGCCCGCAAACCGGATTACGGCCATCCTGAACGGCACCCGTTCCATCACTGCCGACACCGCGCTGCGCATCTCCCGTTATTTCGGCACGACGCCGGAATTTTGGCTGAACCTCCAGACGGCATACGACCTGAAGGTTGCCCGGCAGACCGTTGGCGACAAGATTGAGCTGAGTGTAACCCCGATGAAGCAGGCGGCGTGA
- a CDS encoding rhodanese-like domain-containing protein, with protein sequence MMKDIRLFCSMAALFLAMATAALGAEQPVAGAKTISTEQLKLLLETAKPKPLLIDARNPEEYEEVHIKDAVNIPIAKLEKDPSLLPADRARKLVFYCNGVKCGKSKKAATLAVAHGYGDVFIYAEGMPVWEEKGMPIFAGASYEKRVETSKLSPRELKALMDAKPGSLVIVDVRDKNEYAAGHIPGAINIPVTAFAAGSGVLEKEKRIVVYCNSGGRSYNAYRKLQKLAYPTISQAIFADWEFEGLPVEK encoded by the coding sequence ATGATGAAGGACATCAGGCTTTTTTGTTCCATGGCGGCACTCTTCCTGGCAATGGCTACGGCGGCCCTGGGCGCGGAACAACCGGTAGCCGGCGCGAAGACCATTTCGACGGAGCAACTGAAGCTGCTCCTTGAAACGGCCAAGCCGAAACCGCTGCTCATCGACGCGCGCAACCCGGAAGAGTACGAAGAGGTGCACATCAAGGACGCGGTCAACATCCCCATCGCCAAGCTGGAAAAGGACCCGTCCCTCCTGCCGGCGGACCGGGCACGCAAGCTGGTCTTCTACTGCAACGGCGTCAAGTGCGGCAAAAGCAAGAAGGCGGCCACACTGGCCGTTGCGCACGGCTATGGCGACGTGTTCATCTATGCCGAGGGGATGCCGGTCTGGGAAGAGAAGGGGATGCCGATCTTCGCCGGCGCCAGCTATGAAAAGAGGGTGGAAACGAGCAAACTTTCTCCCCGGGAGCTGAAAGCGCTCATGGACGCGAAGCCGGGGAGCCTGGTGATCGTGGACGTGCGTGACAAAAACGAATATGCCGCGGGGCACATCCCGGGTGCGATCAACATCCCGGTCACGGCTTTTGCCGCCGGTTCGGGCGTACTTGAAAAAGAGAAGCGGATCGTCGTCTACTGCAATTCCGGCGGCAGGAGCTACAACGCCTACCGCAAGCTGCAGAAGCTGGCCTACCCCACCATCAGCCAGGCCATTTTCGCCGACTGGGAGTTCGAGGGGCTGCCGGTGGAAAAATAG
- the radC gene encoding DNA repair protein RadC: protein MSGGIKEWPRDERPREKMLRQGAAGLTDAELLALIVRSGDPATGQSAIDLGRTLIGHFGSNLRELGSADLTEITAIKGMGLAKAAGVKAAFTLASRFQARKLESFDRFTSPRQVFDYFHHEFRDSRKEYFLALLLDGKNRIIRRVQISEGSLNQSIVHPREVFSPAVKESAAALILVHNHPTGDPAPSTEDVAVTRRLREAGDIMGIRVLDHIVIGDGEYVSFVERGLL, encoded by the coding sequence ATGAGCGGCGGGATCAAGGAGTGGCCCCGGGATGAACGTCCTCGGGAGAAGATGCTCAGACAGGGGGCGGCAGGCCTGACCGACGCCGAGCTTTTGGCCCTCATCGTCAGGAGCGGCGACCCGGCCACCGGCCAGAGCGCCATAGACCTGGGGCGCACGCTGATCGGCCACTTCGGCAGCAACCTGCGGGAACTGGGCAGCGCCGACCTCACCGAGATCACCGCCATCAAAGGCATGGGACTGGCCAAGGCGGCCGGCGTCAAGGCCGCCTTCACCCTGGCTTCGCGTTTTCAGGCCCGCAAGCTGGAGAGTTTCGACCGCTTCACCTCGCCCCGGCAGGTCTTCGACTACTTTCACCATGAATTCCGCGATAGCCGCAAGGAATATTTCCTGGCGCTGCTCCTGGACGGCAAGAACCGCATCATCCGCCGCGTCCAGATCTCGGAGGGCTCCCTCAACCAGAGCATCGTCCACCCCCGCGAGGTCTTCAGCCCGGCCGTCAAGGAATCCGCCGCAGCCCTGATCCTGGTCCACAACCACCCCACCGGCGATCCGGCCCCCAGCACCGAGGACGTGGCCGTCACCCGCCGCCTGCGCGAGGCCGGCGACATCATGGGGATCAGGGTGCTGGACCATATCGTCATCGGCGACGGCGAGTACGTGAGTTTCGTGGAGCGGGGACTTTTGTAG
- a CDS encoding MarR family winged helix-turn-helix transcriptional regulator: protein MEQIERIAQLYPVIMRVMGRIRSIVHEGMDLTYNQYKMLLTIYDRGNCTLNVLAKELQIAMSSASEMVDRLVNLGFVYRTVDEDNRRQVMIYTTEKGEELIRELRRGIVENYRTLLDRLPPRDQERLVVAFESLAEILGKLE from the coding sequence ATGGAACAGATCGAGCGCATAGCCCAGCTCTACCCGGTCATCATGCGGGTCATGGGGAGGATCAGGAGCATCGTCCACGAGGGGATGGACCTGACCTACAACCAGTACAAGATGCTCTTGACCATCTACGACCGGGGCAACTGCACCCTGAACGTGCTGGCCAAGGAACTCCAGATCGCCATGAGCTCGGCCAGCGAGATGGTGGACCGGCTGGTCAACCTGGGATTCGTGTACCGCACCGTGGATGAGGACAATCGCCGCCAGGTGATGATCTACACCACGGAAAAGGGCGAGGAACTGATCCGTGAGCTGCGCCGGGGGATCGTGGAGAATTACCGCACCCTGCTGGATCGGCTGCCGCCCCGGGACCAGGAACGGCTGGTGGTTGCCTTTGAAAGTCTGGCGGAGATTCTCGGAAAGCTGGAATAG
- the uppP gene encoding undecaprenyl-diphosphatase UppP, with product MNMLHAVVLGALQGFCEVLPISSSAHLILVPWFLKWPESGLTFDVALHLGTLIALAVYFRRDIVQLVVAALDAVATRSLDTPAKRLPFLILAATVPAAVVGKLFEQTMEEVFRESPLLIAAFLIVFGVILGLADRWGRKRYGLSDVKTGNALTIGLFQCLALIPGVSRSGITITAGLMLGFTRESAARFSFLLSLPIVAGAALLKTLHVARHGIPAGEGLPMLVGIAVSAITGYISVAFLLRMVQKRSIAPFVWYRLLVGAAVIALVMAG from the coding sequence ATGAACATGTTGCACGCCGTCGTCCTCGGCGCTCTCCAGGGATTTTGCGAAGTACTCCCCATCAGCAGTTCCGCCCACCTGATCCTGGTGCCCTGGTTTCTGAAATGGCCCGAATCGGGCCTGACCTTCGACGTGGCCCTGCATCTTGGCACACTGATCGCCCTGGCGGTCTATTTCCGCCGGGATATCGTCCAACTGGTGGTGGCCGCCCTTGACGCCGTGGCGACACGCTCCCTGGACACGCCGGCCAAACGGCTGCCGTTTCTGATCCTGGCGGCCACGGTGCCTGCCGCCGTGGTCGGCAAGCTTTTCGAACAGACCATGGAGGAGGTCTTCCGCGAGAGCCCCCTGCTGATCGCCGCCTTCCTGATCGTCTTCGGCGTCATCCTGGGCCTGGCCGACCGCTGGGGGCGCAAACGCTACGGCCTGAGCGACGTCAAAACGGGCAACGCCCTGACCATCGGCCTGTTCCAGTGCCTGGCGCTGATCCCGGGCGTCTCCCGTTCGGGCATCACCATCACCGCCGGCCTGATGCTGGGCTTCACCCGCGAGAGCGCGGCCCGCTTCTCCTTCCTGCTCTCGCTCCCCATCGTGGCCGGAGCGGCCCTGCTCAAAACCCTGCACGTGGCCAGGCACGGCATCCCGGCCGGCGAAGGCCTTCCCATGCTGGTGGGCATTGCGGTCTCGGCGATCACCGGTTACATCAGCGTGGCCTTCCTGTTGCGCATGGTCCAGAAACGGAGTATCGCGCCGTTCGTCTGGTACCGCCTGCTGGTCGGCGCCGCGGTGATCGCCCTCGTCATGGCAGGATAA
- a CDS encoding DUF47 domain-containing protein: MFGLIPKEEKFFQLFKQMTENTIVGAKALKDMLDNFENPAASQRSIKDIEHNGDSLTHEIIQKLNKTFVTPFDREDIYALSSALDDILDLIDASAQRIIMYNVETIPHEAKSLGFIILQSCHAVDKAVAMLGKQSNEHIFEACVEINALENEADRVSREAISRLFDEEKDPIQLIKWKEIFETLEKATDKCEDAANILESVVVKNA, encoded by the coding sequence ATGTTCGGATTGATCCCCAAGGAAGAGAAGTTCTTCCAGCTTTTCAAACAGATGACGGAAAATACCATCGTGGGGGCCAAGGCCCTCAAGGATATGCTCGACAATTTCGAGAACCCCGCCGCCAGCCAGCGCAGCATCAAGGATATCGAACACAACGGCGACTCGCTGACCCACGAGATCATCCAGAAGCTGAACAAAACCTTCGTCACCCCCTTCGACCGGGAGGACATCTACGCCCTCTCCAGCGCCCTGGACGACATCCTCGACCTGATCGACGCCTCGGCCCAGCGGATCATCATGTACAACGTGGAGACCATCCCCCACGAGGCCAAGTCCCTGGGCTTCATCATCCTCCAGTCCTGCCATGCCGTGGACAAGGCGGTTGCCATGCTGGGCAAGCAGTCCAACGAGCACATCTTCGAGGCGTGCGTGGAGATCAACGCCCTGGAGAACGAGGCCGACCGGGTATCCCGCGAGGCCATCAGCCGTCTGTTCGACGAGGAGAAGGACCCGATCCAGTTGATCAAATGGAAGGAGATCTTCGAAACGCTGGAAAAGGCCACCGACAAGTGCGAGGACGCAGCCAACATCCTGGAGAGCGTGGTGGTGAAAAATGCTTGA